The following proteins are encoded in a genomic region of Cygnus olor isolate bCygOlo1 chromosome 23, bCygOlo1.pri.v2, whole genome shotgun sequence:
- the AHDC1 gene encoding AT-hook DNA-binding motif-containing protein 1 isoform X2: MLSLKVASGAEGSGTPAGGQDAAPADGRSLPKRAGSGGLGAQQPADGSSVACQPGALENGASPPAEWFPRAQGSGLRQPSSDGDGPDRSFKVNLHCKHPRPRELKCNSRSSSKAEGPCLTIPDPHVSNCSAKRHAGEEEFRMRVKPPGPVVTTSVVRGSPDYVREPKFYPPGHPAQRPPACPAEKALSCSVLSFPEGSCPALGREHQAGSLLHGDPADRCQSVHGGTKAAEDLLGCAGEPRILGGSAEEAAARDRAPKTFPNATLASGRCNVDSIVALLRSKCGNGHINLHPVVQLIDIMKDLNRLSEDLKSSGVHLDCGSLRGGGGGGHEDGRLLPADRDLQYSFFSSPSLANSIRSPEERGVLCKAEPPRHPRPPARDGEAEGGGGSAPQPPPASKAPAEEAGCSQPDASDYSDLAEADILNELASLACPGTQLLESQSMEAQPQLLPAQELDSQSRLLDSQSLESQPQLLDSQSLEPLPESLELQNLEPLGLQSLEPLSESLELQSLEPLSESLELQSLEPLAEPLGLQTLEPLPGALEPQLLEARAPLLATEPSLLEAQTLGPVPELLEAQAGTGDPLRPHGLQPRLGGCPLSGVVKRGPCGGRGAGRCGEDHRKYALRRTDKPKMLCRRRRAGRGRRADVAPESRVLPLALPAEVPPGPEEPSTPLLTPPPPPEALDPDEVPKAPAMAGKKSKCRGVRKMVVKMAKIPVSLGRRNKTTYKVSSLSSNLNLEGKELAASSSMEPTPLLKMKNNGRNVVVVFPPGEMPIILKRKRGRPPKNLLLGQAKPKEPAPEVKKRRRRKQKLASPQPSYIADTNDSKADYSDVLAKLAFLNRQSQCSGRCSPPRCWTPSEPESIHQAPDTQSISHFLHRVQGFRRRGGKVGGFGGRGGGHAARASRCSFSDFFEGIGKKKKAPAAVHADPVHPRKRGRPEPDPVGKPKRKRRTRKNGVLFPEQNPGQSFSDSASEWAGEKGSPWAPHHGHAAGQASRNCSYQGAEARPFHAAALESGSSGRASFYAGSAASSQAEVSQERHSLFTGYFRSLLDSDDSSDLLDFALSASRSESRKSAAAYTAPPSALAGQRGGLAAYPARGGKVAASAAAPGAEAAFHAAMQGRQAFPPGRPATGYGVAQGASECRGAEAFPKLVPPSAVSRSPTAHPAASGTPGYPQYGGYSTGQSVAPASVFPPGKQYPSAQDCPTSKDCSFAYGSGSSLPSSPSSAHSAGYAQQTAGPSLPLGKASFFNSAEGGQFSSAAHTPLRCDSRASTVSPGGYMVPKGSASFQPSPENCRQFPSASQWAFRQGYGGLDWSSEAFSQLYNPGFECHLNEPNVILDISNYTPQKAKQQTVSETFSESSSDSTQFNQPAGYRRANSEASSSEGQSSLSSLEKLMMDWNEASSAPGYNWNQSVLFQSNSKPGRGRRKKVDMFDTSHLNFSSSSSSSSVYPSKRNTGPRQPRGSRGACASKKERGTGKAKFPTKSQPVNPLFQESTDLGLDYYSGDSSMSPLPSQSRGFGVGERDPCDYAGPYSMNPSTPSDGTFVQGFQSDSPGLGQPDLESKHFPALPHQLAAPGQQTVFEAGLQKAFSPNCSPTLAFKEDLRAGDLRKLPACDSLKHSMQGGALPHAPHMACRDLPMPQPHYDSPSCKNPPYWYSPNASTRSPSSYDGKAGAGMLVDFMGRTDPSCLNPHLSSPSGTHPPKGEKEPLEMSRAHHRGPYACPLINDLNISPVPRDSMLQLQDNYRYPSFAPQGHPVMAPTQKSGFLGPMVEQQHPEDTFTVTSL; this comes from the exons ATGGGAGCTCGGTCGCCTGCCAGCCCGGCGCACTGGAGAACGGTGCCAGCCCGCCAGCCGAGTGGTTCCCGCGCGCCCAGGGCTCCGGCCTCCGCCAGCCCAGCAGCGACGGCGACGGCCCCGACCGCAGCTTCAAAGTGAACCTGCACTGCAAGCACCCGCGGCCCAG AGAGCTCAAGTgcaacagcaggagcagcagcaaagccgAGG GTCCCTGTCTCACCATCCCCGACCCCCATGTCAGCAACTGCTCGGCCAAGCGGCACGCGGGGGAGGAGGAGTTCAGGATGCGCGTGAAGCCCCCGGGCCCAGTGGTAACGACCAGCGTTGTGCGCGGCTCGCCCGACTACGTCCGAGAGCCCAAGTTCTACCCGCCGGGGCACCCAGCGCAGCGGCCCCCGGCCTGCCCGGCGGAGAAGGCCTTATCCTGCAGCGTGCTGAGCTTCCCTGAGGGCTCGTGCCCCGCGCTCGGCCGGGAGCACCAGGCAGGCTCGCTGCTGCACGGCGACCCGGCCGACCGGTGCCAGAGCGTGCACGGCGGCACCAAGGCGGCCGAGGACTTGCTGGGCTGCGCCGGCGAGCCCCGGATCCTGGGGGGCAGCGCGGAGGAAGCAGCCGCCCGCGACCGGGCGCCCAAGACCTTCCCCAACGCGACGCTGGCCTCGGGCCGCTGCAACGTCGACAGCATCGTCGCCCTGCTCCGGAGCAAGTGCGGCAACGGGCACATCAACCTCCACCCCGTGGTGCAGCTCATCGACATCATGAAGGACCTCAACCGCCTCTCCGAGGACCTCAAGAGCAGCGGGGTGCACCTGGACTGCGGCAGCCTccgtggcggcggcggcggcggccatgAGGACGGCCGCCTCCTGCCCGCCGACCGCGACCTCCAGTACAGCTTCTTTTCCTCGCCCTCCCTGGCCAACAGCATCCGCAGCCCCGAGGAGCGCGGGGTGCTCTGCAAAGCGGAGCCGCCGCggcacccccggcccccggcccgtGACGGGGAGGCcgagggcgggggggggagcgccccgcagcctcctccagcctccaAAGCGCCCGCGGAGGAAGCCGGTTGCTCCCAGCCCGACGCCAGTGACTACTCGGACCTGGCTGAGGCGGACATCCTGAACGAACTGGCCTCCCTGGCGTGCCCGGGGACGCAGCTGCTGGAGTCGCAGTCGATGGAGGCACAGCCCCAGTTGCTCCCGGCCCAAGAGCTGGACTCCCAGTCCCGGCTGCTGGATTCCCAGTCCCTGGAGTcgcagccccagctgctcgATTCGCAGAGCTTGGAGCCGCTGCCGGAGTCGCTGGAGCTACAGAACCTGGAGCCGCTGGGGCTGCAGTCGCTGGAGCCGCTCTCCGAGTCGCTGGAGCTGCAGTCGCTGGAGCCGCTCTCCGAATCGCTGGAGCTGCAGTCGCTGGAGCCGTTGGCGGAGCCGCTGGGGCTGCAGACGCTGGAGCCACTGCCCGGAGCCTTGGAACCGCAGCTCCTGGAGGCAcgggccccgctgctggcaaCCGAGCCCTCGCTGCTGGAGGCGCAGACGCTGGGGCCCGTGCCGGAGCTGCTGGAGGCGCAGGCGGGCACTGGGGACCCGCTGCGGCCCCACGGCCTGCAGCCCCGCCTGGGGGGGTGTCCCCTGAGCGGCGTGGTGAAACGCGGCCCctgcgggggccggggggccgggaGGTGCGGCGAGGACCACCGCAAGTACGCGCTGCGCCGGACTGACAAGCCAAAGATGCTGTGCcgcaggaggagggcagggcgAGGACGCCGGGCAGACGTCGCCCCTGAGAGCCGTGTCCTGCCCCTCGCCCTGCCCGCCGAGGTGCCCCCAGGGCCCGAGGAGCCCAGCACCCCGCTGCTGacccccccgccaccccctgAAGCCCTGGACCCCGACGAGGTGCCCAAGGCCCCCGCCATGGCGGGGAAGAAGAGCAAGTGCCGCGGGGTGCGGAAGATGGTGGTAAAGATGGCCAAGATCCCCGTGTCGCTGGGGAGGAGGAACAAAACCACCTACAAGGTGTCGTCACTCAGCAGCAACCTGAACCTGGAGGGcaaggagctggcagccagcagctccatgGAGCCCACGCCGCTGCTCAAGATGAAGAACAACGGGCGCAACGTGGTGGTGGTCTTCCCCCCCGGCGAGATGCCCATCATCCTGAAGCGCAAGCGGGGCAGGCCCCCCAAGAacctgctgctgggccaggcCAAACCCAAGGAGCCCGCCCCGGaggtgaagaagaggaggaggaggaagcagaagcTGGCCTCGCCCCAGCCCTCCTACATCGCCGACACCAACGACAGCAAAGCTGACTACTCGGACGTGCTGGCCAAGTTGGCGTTCCTCAACCGGCAGAGCCAGTGCTCAGGGCGCTGCTCGCCGCCCCGCTGCTGGACGCCCAGTGAGCCCGAGTCCATCCACCAGGCACCCGACACCCAGAGCATCTCCCACTTCTTGCACCGCGTCCAGGGCTTCCGCCGGCGCGGCGGCAAGGTGGGCGGCTTCGGCGGGCGCGGCGGTGGGCACGCCGCCCGCGCCTCCCGCTGCTCCTTCAGCGACTTCTTCGAGGGCATCGGCAAGAAGAAGAAGGCCCCCGCCGCCGTGCACGCCGACCCCGTGCACCCGCGCAAGAGGGGCCGGCCGGAGCCCGACCCCGTGGGCAAGCCCAAGCGCAAGCGGCGGACCCGCAAGAATGGGGTGCTCTTCCCCGAGCAAAACCCCGGCCAGAGCTTCAGCGACAGTGCCTCCGAGTGGGCCGGGGAGAAGGGCAGCCCCTGGGCCCCCCACCACGGCCACGCCGCCGGCCAGGCCAGCCGCAACTGCAGCTACCAGGGGGCCGAGGCCAGGCCCTTCCACGCCGCGGCGCTGGAGTCGGGCTCCTCCGGCCGGGCCAGCTTCTACGCCGGCAGCGCAGCGTCCTCGCAGGCCGAGGTCAGCCAGGAGCGGCACAGCCTCTTCACGGGGTATTTCCGCTCCTTGCTGGACTCGGACGACTCCTCCGACCTGCTGGACTTCGCCCTCTCAGCCTCGCGCTCTGAGTCCCGTAAATCGGCGGCCGCCTACACGGCTCCCCCCAGTGCCCTGGCAGGCCAACGGGGGGGCCTGGCCGCCTACCCGGCCCGGGGGGGCAAAGTGGCGGcgtcagcagcagcccccggcgCTGAGGCTGCCTTCCACGCGGCCATGCAAGGCCGCCAGGCCTTCCCTCCCGGCCGCCCCGCAACCGGTTACGGGGTGGCCCAAGGAGCCTCGGAGTGCCGCGGCGCTGAGGCCTTCCCCAAGCTGGTGCCGCCCTCGGCCGTGTCGCGGTCGCCCACGGCACACCCGGCGGCCAGTGGCACCCCCGGCTACCCCCAGTACGGCGGCTACAGCACGGGGCAGAGTGTGGCACCCGCCAGCGTCTTCCCCCCAGGGAAGCAGTACCCGTCGGCGCAGGACTGCCCCACCAGCAAGGACTGCAGCTTCGCCTAcggcagcggcagcagcctCCCGTCCTCCCCCAGCAGCGCCCACAGCGCCGGCTACGCGCAGCAGACGGCCGGCCCCAGCCTGCCGCTGGGCAAGGCCTCCTTCTTCAACAGCGCCGAGGGTGGCCAGTTCTCCAGCGCCGCGCACACCCCGCTGCGCTGTGACAGCCGGGCCAGCACCGTCTCGCCCGGAGGCTACATGGTGCCCAAAGGCTCGGCCTCCTTCCAGCCCTCGCCCGAGAACTGCCGGCAGTTCCCCAGCGCGTCCCAGTGGGCTTTCCGGCAGGGCTACGGCGGGTTGGACTGGAGCTCGGAGGCCTTCAGCCAGCTCTACAACCCAGGCTTCGAGTGCCACCTCAACGAGCCCAACGTCATCCTGGACATCTCCAACTACACCCCGCAGAAGGCCAAGCAGCAGACGGTCTCGGAGACCTTCTCCGAGTCCTCCTCCGACAGCACCCAGTTCAACCAGCCGGCCGGCTACCGGCGCGCCAACAGCGAGGCCTCATCCAGCGAGGGCCAGTCCAGCCtctccagcctggagaagctCATGATGGACTGGAACGAGGCGTCCTCAGCCCCCGGCTACAACTGGAACCAGAGCGTCCTCTTCCAGAGCAACTCCAAGCCCGGACGGGGCCGGCGGAAGAAGGTGGACATGTTCGACACGTCCCACCTGAACTTCTCCTCctcgtcttcctcctcctccgtgTACCCCTCCAAGAGGAACACggggccccggcagccccggggctcccgTGGGGCTTGCGCCTCCAAGAAGGAGCGGGGAACGGGCAAGGCCAAGTTCCCCACCAAGTCGCAGCCGGTGAACCCCCTCTTCCAAGAGAGCACGGACCTGGGCTTGGACTACTACAGCGGGGACAGCAGCATgtcccccctgccctcccagtCCCGGGGCTTCGGGGTGGGCGAGCGGGACCCCTGTGACTACGCCGGGCCCTACTCCATGAACCCCTCCACCCCCTCGGACGGGACGTTCGTGCAGGGCTTTCAGAGCGACTCCCCCGGCCTGGGGCAGCCGGATTTGGAGAGCAAGCACTTCCCCGCCCTCCCTCACCAGCTGGCAGCCCCCGGCCAGCAGACTGTCTTCGAGGCCGGCCTGCAGAAAGCCTTCTCGCCCAACTGCTCGCCCACGCTGGCCTTCAAGGAGGACCTGCGGGCGGGCGACCTCCGCAAGCTGCCCGCCTGCGACTCGCTCAAACACAGCATGCAGGGGGGGGCCCTGCCGCACGCCCCGCACATGGCCTGCCGCGACCTCCCCATGCCTCAGCCACACTACGACTCCCCCAGCTGCAAAAATCCCCCCTACTGGTACTCGCCCAACgccagcacccgcagcccctCCTCGTACGACGGCAAGGCGGGGGCCGGCATGCTGGTGGACTTCATGGGCAGGACGGACCCCTCGTGTCTCAACCCCCACCTGAGCAGCCCGAGCGGCACCCACCCCCCCAAGGGCGAGAAGGAGCCCTTGGAGATGTCCCGGGCTCACCACCGAGGCCCCTACGCTTGCCCCCTGATCAATGACTTGAATATCTCCCCCGTACCGAGAGACTCtatgctgcagctgcaggacaaCTACAGGTACCCCAGTTTTGCACCCCAAGGGCACCCCGTCATGGCCCCCACCCAGAAGAGCGGGTTTTTGGGGCCGATGGTAGAGCAACAGCACCCCGAGGACACTTTTACGGTCACCTCATTGTAG
- the AHDC1 gene encoding AT-hook DNA-binding motif-containing protein 1 isoform X1, translating to MKFEPQSGREVEVGGTALSTWLLLLFSTQLKGECSLIWTRGEEKRSGTGICQEGAGKQRARRRDGSSVACQPGALENGASPPAEWFPRAQGSGLRQPSSDGDGPDRSFKVNLHCKHPRPRELKCNSRSSSKAEGPCLTIPDPHVSNCSAKRHAGEEEFRMRVKPPGPVVTTSVVRGSPDYVREPKFYPPGHPAQRPPACPAEKALSCSVLSFPEGSCPALGREHQAGSLLHGDPADRCQSVHGGTKAAEDLLGCAGEPRILGGSAEEAAARDRAPKTFPNATLASGRCNVDSIVALLRSKCGNGHINLHPVVQLIDIMKDLNRLSEDLKSSGVHLDCGSLRGGGGGGHEDGRLLPADRDLQYSFFSSPSLANSIRSPEERGVLCKAEPPRHPRPPARDGEAEGGGGSAPQPPPASKAPAEEAGCSQPDASDYSDLAEADILNELASLACPGTQLLESQSMEAQPQLLPAQELDSQSRLLDSQSLESQPQLLDSQSLEPLPESLELQNLEPLGLQSLEPLSESLELQSLEPLSESLELQSLEPLAEPLGLQTLEPLPGALEPQLLEARAPLLATEPSLLEAQTLGPVPELLEAQAGTGDPLRPHGLQPRLGGCPLSGVVKRGPCGGRGAGRCGEDHRKYALRRTDKPKMLCRRRRAGRGRRADVAPESRVLPLALPAEVPPGPEEPSTPLLTPPPPPEALDPDEVPKAPAMAGKKSKCRGVRKMVVKMAKIPVSLGRRNKTTYKVSSLSSNLNLEGKELAASSSMEPTPLLKMKNNGRNVVVVFPPGEMPIILKRKRGRPPKNLLLGQAKPKEPAPEVKKRRRRKQKLASPQPSYIADTNDSKADYSDVLAKLAFLNRQSQCSGRCSPPRCWTPSEPESIHQAPDTQSISHFLHRVQGFRRRGGKVGGFGGRGGGHAARASRCSFSDFFEGIGKKKKAPAAVHADPVHPRKRGRPEPDPVGKPKRKRRTRKNGVLFPEQNPGQSFSDSASEWAGEKGSPWAPHHGHAAGQASRNCSYQGAEARPFHAAALESGSSGRASFYAGSAASSQAEVSQERHSLFTGYFRSLLDSDDSSDLLDFALSASRSESRKSAAAYTAPPSALAGQRGGLAAYPARGGKVAASAAAPGAEAAFHAAMQGRQAFPPGRPATGYGVAQGASECRGAEAFPKLVPPSAVSRSPTAHPAASGTPGYPQYGGYSTGQSVAPASVFPPGKQYPSAQDCPTSKDCSFAYGSGSSLPSSPSSAHSAGYAQQTAGPSLPLGKASFFNSAEGGQFSSAAHTPLRCDSRASTVSPGGYMVPKGSASFQPSPENCRQFPSASQWAFRQGYGGLDWSSEAFSQLYNPGFECHLNEPNVILDISNYTPQKAKQQTVSETFSESSSDSTQFNQPAGYRRANSEASSSEGQSSLSSLEKLMMDWNEASSAPGYNWNQSVLFQSNSKPGRGRRKKVDMFDTSHLNFSSSSSSSSVYPSKRNTGPRQPRGSRGACASKKERGTGKAKFPTKSQPVNPLFQESTDLGLDYYSGDSSMSPLPSQSRGFGVGERDPCDYAGPYSMNPSTPSDGTFVQGFQSDSPGLGQPDLESKHFPALPHQLAAPGQQTVFEAGLQKAFSPNCSPTLAFKEDLRAGDLRKLPACDSLKHSMQGGALPHAPHMACRDLPMPQPHYDSPSCKNPPYWYSPNASTRSPSSYDGKAGAGMLVDFMGRTDPSCLNPHLSSPSGTHPPKGEKEPLEMSRAHHRGPYACPLINDLNISPVPRDSMLQLQDNYRYPSFAPQGHPVMAPTQKSGFLGPMVEQQHPEDTFTVTSL from the exons ATGGGAGCTCGGTCGCCTGCCAGCCCGGCGCACTGGAGAACGGTGCCAGCCCGCCAGCCGAGTGGTTCCCGCGCGCCCAGGGCTCCGGCCTCCGCCAGCCCAGCAGCGACGGCGACGGCCCCGACCGCAGCTTCAAAGTGAACCTGCACTGCAAGCACCCGCGGCCCAG AGAGCTCAAGTgcaacagcaggagcagcagcaaagccgAGG GTCCCTGTCTCACCATCCCCGACCCCCATGTCAGCAACTGCTCGGCCAAGCGGCACGCGGGGGAGGAGGAGTTCAGGATGCGCGTGAAGCCCCCGGGCCCAGTGGTAACGACCAGCGTTGTGCGCGGCTCGCCCGACTACGTCCGAGAGCCCAAGTTCTACCCGCCGGGGCACCCAGCGCAGCGGCCCCCGGCCTGCCCGGCGGAGAAGGCCTTATCCTGCAGCGTGCTGAGCTTCCCTGAGGGCTCGTGCCCCGCGCTCGGCCGGGAGCACCAGGCAGGCTCGCTGCTGCACGGCGACCCGGCCGACCGGTGCCAGAGCGTGCACGGCGGCACCAAGGCGGCCGAGGACTTGCTGGGCTGCGCCGGCGAGCCCCGGATCCTGGGGGGCAGCGCGGAGGAAGCAGCCGCCCGCGACCGGGCGCCCAAGACCTTCCCCAACGCGACGCTGGCCTCGGGCCGCTGCAACGTCGACAGCATCGTCGCCCTGCTCCGGAGCAAGTGCGGCAACGGGCACATCAACCTCCACCCCGTGGTGCAGCTCATCGACATCATGAAGGACCTCAACCGCCTCTCCGAGGACCTCAAGAGCAGCGGGGTGCACCTGGACTGCGGCAGCCTccgtggcggcggcggcggcggccatgAGGACGGCCGCCTCCTGCCCGCCGACCGCGACCTCCAGTACAGCTTCTTTTCCTCGCCCTCCCTGGCCAACAGCATCCGCAGCCCCGAGGAGCGCGGGGTGCTCTGCAAAGCGGAGCCGCCGCggcacccccggcccccggcccgtGACGGGGAGGCcgagggcgggggggggagcgccccgcagcctcctccagcctccaAAGCGCCCGCGGAGGAAGCCGGTTGCTCCCAGCCCGACGCCAGTGACTACTCGGACCTGGCTGAGGCGGACATCCTGAACGAACTGGCCTCCCTGGCGTGCCCGGGGACGCAGCTGCTGGAGTCGCAGTCGATGGAGGCACAGCCCCAGTTGCTCCCGGCCCAAGAGCTGGACTCCCAGTCCCGGCTGCTGGATTCCCAGTCCCTGGAGTcgcagccccagctgctcgATTCGCAGAGCTTGGAGCCGCTGCCGGAGTCGCTGGAGCTACAGAACCTGGAGCCGCTGGGGCTGCAGTCGCTGGAGCCGCTCTCCGAGTCGCTGGAGCTGCAGTCGCTGGAGCCGCTCTCCGAATCGCTGGAGCTGCAGTCGCTGGAGCCGTTGGCGGAGCCGCTGGGGCTGCAGACGCTGGAGCCACTGCCCGGAGCCTTGGAACCGCAGCTCCTGGAGGCAcgggccccgctgctggcaaCCGAGCCCTCGCTGCTGGAGGCGCAGACGCTGGGGCCCGTGCCGGAGCTGCTGGAGGCGCAGGCGGGCACTGGGGACCCGCTGCGGCCCCACGGCCTGCAGCCCCGCCTGGGGGGGTGTCCCCTGAGCGGCGTGGTGAAACGCGGCCCctgcgggggccggggggccgggaGGTGCGGCGAGGACCACCGCAAGTACGCGCTGCGCCGGACTGACAAGCCAAAGATGCTGTGCcgcaggaggagggcagggcgAGGACGCCGGGCAGACGTCGCCCCTGAGAGCCGTGTCCTGCCCCTCGCCCTGCCCGCCGAGGTGCCCCCAGGGCCCGAGGAGCCCAGCACCCCGCTGCTGacccccccgccaccccctgAAGCCCTGGACCCCGACGAGGTGCCCAAGGCCCCCGCCATGGCGGGGAAGAAGAGCAAGTGCCGCGGGGTGCGGAAGATGGTGGTAAAGATGGCCAAGATCCCCGTGTCGCTGGGGAGGAGGAACAAAACCACCTACAAGGTGTCGTCACTCAGCAGCAACCTGAACCTGGAGGGcaaggagctggcagccagcagctccatgGAGCCCACGCCGCTGCTCAAGATGAAGAACAACGGGCGCAACGTGGTGGTGGTCTTCCCCCCCGGCGAGATGCCCATCATCCTGAAGCGCAAGCGGGGCAGGCCCCCCAAGAacctgctgctgggccaggcCAAACCCAAGGAGCCCGCCCCGGaggtgaagaagaggaggaggaggaagcagaagcTGGCCTCGCCCCAGCCCTCCTACATCGCCGACACCAACGACAGCAAAGCTGACTACTCGGACGTGCTGGCCAAGTTGGCGTTCCTCAACCGGCAGAGCCAGTGCTCAGGGCGCTGCTCGCCGCCCCGCTGCTGGACGCCCAGTGAGCCCGAGTCCATCCACCAGGCACCCGACACCCAGAGCATCTCCCACTTCTTGCACCGCGTCCAGGGCTTCCGCCGGCGCGGCGGCAAGGTGGGCGGCTTCGGCGGGCGCGGCGGTGGGCACGCCGCCCGCGCCTCCCGCTGCTCCTTCAGCGACTTCTTCGAGGGCATCGGCAAGAAGAAGAAGGCCCCCGCCGCCGTGCACGCCGACCCCGTGCACCCGCGCAAGAGGGGCCGGCCGGAGCCCGACCCCGTGGGCAAGCCCAAGCGCAAGCGGCGGACCCGCAAGAATGGGGTGCTCTTCCCCGAGCAAAACCCCGGCCAGAGCTTCAGCGACAGTGCCTCCGAGTGGGCCGGGGAGAAGGGCAGCCCCTGGGCCCCCCACCACGGCCACGCCGCCGGCCAGGCCAGCCGCAACTGCAGCTACCAGGGGGCCGAGGCCAGGCCCTTCCACGCCGCGGCGCTGGAGTCGGGCTCCTCCGGCCGGGCCAGCTTCTACGCCGGCAGCGCAGCGTCCTCGCAGGCCGAGGTCAGCCAGGAGCGGCACAGCCTCTTCACGGGGTATTTCCGCTCCTTGCTGGACTCGGACGACTCCTCCGACCTGCTGGACTTCGCCCTCTCAGCCTCGCGCTCTGAGTCCCGTAAATCGGCGGCCGCCTACACGGCTCCCCCCAGTGCCCTGGCAGGCCAACGGGGGGGCCTGGCCGCCTACCCGGCCCGGGGGGGCAAAGTGGCGGcgtcagcagcagcccccggcgCTGAGGCTGCCTTCCACGCGGCCATGCAAGGCCGCCAGGCCTTCCCTCCCGGCCGCCCCGCAACCGGTTACGGGGTGGCCCAAGGAGCCTCGGAGTGCCGCGGCGCTGAGGCCTTCCCCAAGCTGGTGCCGCCCTCGGCCGTGTCGCGGTCGCCCACGGCACACCCGGCGGCCAGTGGCACCCCCGGCTACCCCCAGTACGGCGGCTACAGCACGGGGCAGAGTGTGGCACCCGCCAGCGTCTTCCCCCCAGGGAAGCAGTACCCGTCGGCGCAGGACTGCCCCACCAGCAAGGACTGCAGCTTCGCCTAcggcagcggcagcagcctCCCGTCCTCCCCCAGCAGCGCCCACAGCGCCGGCTACGCGCAGCAGACGGCCGGCCCCAGCCTGCCGCTGGGCAAGGCCTCCTTCTTCAACAGCGCCGAGGGTGGCCAGTTCTCCAGCGCCGCGCACACCCCGCTGCGCTGTGACAGCCGGGCCAGCACCGTCTCGCCCGGAGGCTACATGGTGCCCAAAGGCTCGGCCTCCTTCCAGCCCTCGCCCGAGAACTGCCGGCAGTTCCCCAGCGCGTCCCAGTGGGCTTTCCGGCAGGGCTACGGCGGGTTGGACTGGAGCTCGGAGGCCTTCAGCCAGCTCTACAACCCAGGCTTCGAGTGCCACCTCAACGAGCCCAACGTCATCCTGGACATCTCCAACTACACCCCGCAGAAGGCCAAGCAGCAGACGGTCTCGGAGACCTTCTCCGAGTCCTCCTCCGACAGCACCCAGTTCAACCAGCCGGCCGGCTACCGGCGCGCCAACAGCGAGGCCTCATCCAGCGAGGGCCAGTCCAGCCtctccagcctggagaagctCATGATGGACTGGAACGAGGCGTCCTCAGCCCCCGGCTACAACTGGAACCAGAGCGTCCTCTTCCAGAGCAACTCCAAGCCCGGACGGGGCCGGCGGAAGAAGGTGGACATGTTCGACACGTCCCACCTGAACTTCTCCTCctcgtcttcctcctcctccgtgTACCCCTCCAAGAGGAACACggggccccggcagccccggggctcccgTGGGGCTTGCGCCTCCAAGAAGGAGCGGGGAACGGGCAAGGCCAAGTTCCCCACCAAGTCGCAGCCGGTGAACCCCCTCTTCCAAGAGAGCACGGACCTGGGCTTGGACTACTACAGCGGGGACAGCAGCATgtcccccctgccctcccagtCCCGGGGCTTCGGGGTGGGCGAGCGGGACCCCTGTGACTACGCCGGGCCCTACTCCATGAACCCCTCCACCCCCTCGGACGGGACGTTCGTGCAGGGCTTTCAGAGCGACTCCCCCGGCCTGGGGCAGCCGGATTTGGAGAGCAAGCACTTCCCCGCCCTCCCTCACCAGCTGGCAGCCCCCGGCCAGCAGACTGTCTTCGAGGCCGGCCTGCAGAAAGCCTTCTCGCCCAACTGCTCGCCCACGCTGGCCTTCAAGGAGGACCTGCGGGCGGGCGACCTCCGCAAGCTGCCCGCCTGCGACTCGCTCAAACACAGCATGCAGGGGGGGGCCCTGCCGCACGCCCCGCACATGGCCTGCCGCGACCTCCCCATGCCTCAGCCACACTACGACTCCCCCAGCTGCAAAAATCCCCCCTACTGGTACTCGCCCAACgccagcacccgcagcccctCCTCGTACGACGGCAAGGCGGGGGCCGGCATGCTGGTGGACTTCATGGGCAGGACGGACCCCTCGTGTCTCAACCCCCACCTGAGCAGCCCGAGCGGCACCCACCCCCCCAAGGGCGAGAAGGAGCCCTTGGAGATGTCCCGGGCTCACCACCGAGGCCCCTACGCTTGCCCCCTGATCAATGACTTGAATATCTCCCCCGTACCGAGAGACTCtatgctgcagctgcaggacaaCTACAGGTACCCCAGTTTTGCACCCCAAGGGCACCCCGTCATGGCCCCCACCCAGAAGAGCGGGTTTTTGGGGCCGATGGTAGAGCAACAGCACCCCGAGGACACTTTTACGGTCACCTCATTGTAG